A section of the Pochonia chlamydosporia 170 chromosome 2, whole genome shotgun sequence genome encodes:
- a CDS encoding AAA family ATPase (similar to Coccidioides immitis RS XP_001248480.1), translating to MVSKRKRVLEDFDPNKSDSEDENFDPSEAKAPRSSKKARPSRGSRPSGSRRKGHRYRGSDIDDDDEILSDSMAEDSFAEDDSEDENAPVNAAGRRTRKAARTHHNYRESSADEDAEDMLDDSDEADKGADTAEDPDEPAGRRLVKLKVPKGSSEGVTRRATRASTADAEEFVELSNSGRHAVISRDSRSRSPEAYSRVRRSSRSMKGLHTAPETIDEATQESSNRVAQEADEPDELSHDYKPPEKKEVGDEVMGDTTAAPDDTDAAEPVKEVEDVAEPAPVEEDDDDDDVPVTRRTRASRAAANASEEEKVEETDEATTSRRLTRGRSKKSTQEPSSDFEPGDDSEDEAMSENKGEDIDSPTPRGRKDRRSARNSRRGGDSAEEDLDVDLDELNEEARELRQSSRPRRRPRDESPIVYQESRRARARVNYYMPPLTAANIEEEEVEDPAPTPARRRRGGASIGWERNLNTTFGPFGGGGGGGSLLSGPWGTGAAGGVDSDSSDDEMVHRSSVAGNAGMTPTSGAPAGGLLPGGLGMNPEATPNVGKIKDRKALADADPLGVDMNVDFSKVGGLQGHIDQLKEMVQLPLLYPELFAKFHVTPPRGVLFHGPPGTGKTLLARALANSVGSGGRKISFYMRKGADALSKWVGEAEKQLRLLFEEARKTQPSIIFFDEIDGLAPVRSSKQEQIHASIVSTLLALMDGMDGRGQVIVIGATNRPDNIDPALRRPGRFDREFYFPLPDIEGRRSILNIHTKDWGLSEQFLASLAEKTKGYGGADLRALCTEAALNSIQRTYPQIYSSTEKLIVDPNKISVHASDFMISIKKLIPSSERSATSGAKPLPSAVEPLLRAQFADAKRLLDDLLPRKKKTTALEEAMFEQYNDSDHGFAREAMQQEFERSRVFRPRFLIYGTHGMGQAYISSAILHHFEGVHVQNFDLPALLADGRAMEQVIVGLFTEVRRHKPSVIYIPNVEAWYATLSGSIAYITFQTMLRSIPPTDPVLLLATAECAKDDLPSQLVHDLFGFSRKNRMEIPRPERINRMEYFKATLDYIRKKPADFPDPENRKKRVLEELPVAPAISPKPPTKEEVKALKRRDHQWLNALKIQLQPIMDQINRKYKKFRQPVIPQSHIDYLFAESDPNFVRPDITEGIIRPYEIVKDKHGNDVLRDTASGKCYYNLETTTIEERLSNGFYTRPKDFLFDIKALAKDARNIGDKERTLKANELLSNVEVDIASIETNSGAVDWEGLHRRQVERAAQAAEKERKRKAMQSILERVQSDLGGGNDSDSQGPLTLGEAVPGSRTTARFQLRSPLSNGLEEAAPGQEASNLSNGAEGPSKEGGDVQMSGVDDQTQAGTQTSAMGPPTKSENDSTKHTGMTQISQRSAVTALPPGVSPSAVINDASTTKTSDPSTHRSSNFSTQLTNGNHGVQQNNGDGDQDVELPDTLVVPSQATPSDEIWLHSQAHGLARGQMAPGANSSSSAVSLQSQARQSSGHTGDAPVQPSQEPLSQEPQGLRYSGSSASQPPAVDVSIDNLLHVLIDGTSGCTIEQLEQINRELMDEIWKSRHEWNRHAVVVHLGSVFNDVILDIEQIQGVGSSSQRDSNLEI from the exons ATGGTCAGCAAACGGAAGAGAGTGCTGGAGGACTTCGATCCTAACAAGTCGGACTCCGAGGATGAGAACTTTGACCCTTCAGAGGCTAAGGCCCCTAGAAGCTCCAAAAAGGCGAGGCCATCTCGCGGCTCCCGCCCTTCCGGTAGCCGCAGGAAGGGGCACAGATATCGAGGCTCCGACattgacgatgatgacgagattcTGTCCGATAGCATGGCAGAGGACTCCTTTGCCGAGGACGACTCGGAAGACGAAAATGCACCTGTAAATGCTGCCGGCCGCCGCACAAGAAAAGCTGCTAGAACTCATCACAACTATCGGGAGAGCAGTGCCGACGAGGATGCAGAGGACATGTTAGATGACTCTGATGAGGCGGACAAGGGTGCTGACACTGCTGAGGACCCGGATGAGCCCGCAGGGAGAAGACTTGTTAAGCTCAAAGTCCCCAAAGGGTCATCGGAAGGTGTCACACGAAGAGCAACCCGAGCCAGTACTGCCGATGCGGAAGAGTTTGTTGAGCTGTCCAACTCTGGTAGGCACGCAGTGATTTCTCGCGACTCCCGCAGCCGCAGCCCAGAGGCGTATTCCCGAGTCCGACGGTCATCTCGCTCGATGAAGGGGTTGCATACAGCGCCTGAAACTATTGATGAGGCGACTCAAGAGAGCAGCAACCGGGTTGCCCAGGAAGCGGACGAACCCGACGAGCTCTCGCACGACTACAAACCCcccgagaagaaggaggttggGGATGAAGTCATGGGAGACACGACTGCTGCTCCCGACGATACAGATGCAGCTGAACCGGTCAAGGAAGTCGAAGATGTGGCTGAACCTGCACCGgtagaagaagatgacgatgatgacgatgttCCCGTTACGCGCAGGACTCGTGCATCTAGAGCCGCTGCCAATGCatcagaagaagaaaaggtGGAAGAGACGGATGAGGCAACCACCTCTCGGCGTCTGACACGTGGTCGCTCCAAGAAATCAACTCAAGAGCCTAGCAGTGATTTTGAGCCTGGCGATGACTCGGAGGACGAGGCCATGTCTGAAAACAAGGGTGAAGATATCGACAGTCCGACgccaagaggaagaaaagatAGGCGCAGTGCGCGCAATTCTCGCCGTGGCGGAGACTCGGCTGAAGAGGATCTGGATGTGGACTTGGACGAACTGAATGAAGAGGCGCGAGAGCTCCGACAATCATCACGACCCCGCCGACGACCAAGAGATGAATCGCCCATCGTTTATCAGGAATCTCGACGCGCTCGGGCTAGAGTCAATTACTACATGCCTCCATTGACGGCAGCTAACatcgaagaggaggaagtcgAGGATCCAGCCCCTACGCCTGCACGACGCCGCCGAGGAGGTGCTAGTATAGGATGGGAGAGAaatctcaacaccacattCGGTCCctttggaggaggcggtggtggaggcTCCCTTCTCAGCGGGCCGTGGGGTACGGGCGcggctggtggtgttgattCGGATAGCAGCGACGACGAAATGGTTCACCGTTCGAGCGTTGCTGGAAATGCTGGCATGACGCCAACGTCAGGCGCTCCAGCTGGAGGGTTGCTGCCAGGCGGCCTCGGAATGAATCCAGAAGCCACCCCCAATGTCGGCAAGATCAAGGATAGGAAAGCGCTTGCCGATGCCGATCCCCTCGGAGTCGACATGAATGTTGATTTCAGCAAGGTCGGAGGTTTGCAAGGCCACATCGACCAGCTCAAGGAGATGGTTCAGCTCCCATTGCTGTATCCTGAGCTCTTTGCCAAGTTTCATGTCACTCCGCCTCGCGGTGTTCTCTTCCACGGTCCTCCAGGTACTGGTAAAACGCTTTTGGCTCGGGCCTTGGCCAACTCCGTCGGCTCTGGGGGCCGAAAGATTTCGTTTTACATGCGCAAGGGAGCAGATGCCCTCAGCAAGTGGGTTGGCGAAGCCGAAAAGCAGCTGCGGCTTTTGTTTGAGGAAGCTAGAAAGACTCAACCTAGCATCATCTTTTTCGACGAGATTGATGGTTTGGCACCTGTTCGATCTAGCAAGCAGGAACAAATTCACGCCTCTATTGTGTCAACTCTGCTGGCTTTAATGGATGGCATGGACGGCCGCGGCCAAGTTATTGTAATTGGTGCCACCAACAGACCCGACAATATTGATCCGGCCTTGCGACGGCCCGGACGATTTGATAGAGAGTTTTACTTCCCTCTGCCGGACATTGAGGGCCGCCGATCGATCCTCAATATCCACACCAAGGACTGGGGTCTGTCTGAGCAATTTCTGGCTTCCCTCGCTGAGAAGACCAAAGGTTACGGTGGCGCTGATCTTCGAGCGCTGTGCACCGAGGCAGCGTTGAATTCCATTCAACGAACATATCCCCAAATCTACTCCTCCACCGAGAAACTCATTGTGGACCCGAACAAGATTAGTGTTCATGCCTCGGATTTCATGATCTCCATTAAGAAACTGATTCCATCGTCGGAGCGTTCCGCAACGTCGGGTGCAAAGCCTTTGCCGAGTGCTGTTGAGCCGCTTCTACGAGCTCAGTTTGCCGATGCCAAAAGGCTGCTGGACGACTTGTTGCCTAGGAAGAAAAAGACTACGGCACTCGAGGAGGCCATGTTTGAACAGTACAATGATTCAGACCACGGCTTTGCGCGAGAAGCCATGCAGCAAGAGTTTGAGCGCTCTCGTGTGTTTCGCCCTCGGTTCCTCATTTATGGCACGCACGGCATGGGCCAAGCATACATATCTTCGGCCATTTTGCATCATTTTGAAGGCGTTCATGTCCAGAATTTTGATTTGCCGGCTCTCCTTGCTGATGGTCGG GCGATGGAACAAGTGATCGTCGGTCTCTTTACTGAAGTGCGTCGCCACAAACCCAGTGTCATATATATTCCCAATGTTGAAGCATGGTACGCGACATTATCTGGATCGATTGCGTACATAACCTTCCAAACCATGTTGAGGTCTATCCCACCGACGGACCCCGTTCTCTTACTCGCGACGGCTGAGTGTGCCAAAGACGACCTTCCTAGCCAGTTGGTACACGATCTCTTTGGGTTCTCCCGCAAAAACAGAATGGAAATCCCGCGGCCAGAAAGA ATCAAccgtatggaatactttaAAGCGACTCTCGATTACATCAGAAAGAAGCCAGCCGACTTTCCTGACCCCGAGAACCGGAAGAAGAGAGTTCTGGAAGAACTTCCTGTTGCGCCTGCCATTTCTCCAAAACCGCCAACCAAGGAGGAGGTTAAGGCTTTGAAGAGAAGGGACCATCAGTGGCTCAATGCTCTCAAGATTCAACTCCAGCCGATTATGGATCAGATCAACCGAAAGTACAAAAAGTTCAGGCAACCCGTTATTCCACAAAGCCACATCGACTATCTCTTTGCAGAGTCCGATCCCAACTTTgttcgaccagacatcacagAGGGGATCATACGACCTTATGAGATTGTCAAAGACAAGCATGGCAATGATGTACTCAGAGACACGGCCAGCGGCAAGTGCTATTACAATTTGGAGACGACTACGATTGAGGAGCGACTGTCGAATGGATTCTACACTCGGCCAAAGGACTTTTTGTTTGATATCAAGGCCCTGGCCAAGGATGCTCGGAATATCGGCGACAAGGAACGTACTCTCAAAGCAAATGAACTGTTGAGCAACGTAGAGGTTGATATCGCTAGTATCGAAACCAACAGCGGAGCAGTTGACTGGGAGGGCCTGCATCGACGCCAAGTCGAGCGAGCTGCTCAAGCGGCAGAGAAGGAGCGAAAGCGCAAGGCTATGCAGTCAATACTGGAGCGAGTGCAATCAGATTTAGGAGGAGGCAACGATAGTGACTCGCAGGGACCGCTTACGTTGGGCGAGGCGGTTCCTGGATCGCGCACTACGGCTAGGTTCCAGCTGCGAAGTCCATTGTCCAATGGGCTTGAAGAGGCTGCCCCCggacaagaagcaagcaaccTGAGCAACGGCGCCGAAGGACCGTCAaaggagggtggtgatgtacAGATGAGCGGAGTGGATGATCAGACCCAAGCGGGCACCCAGACGTCAGCCATGGGGCCGCCTACGAAATCCGAGAATGACTCTACTAAGCACACTGGCATGACGCAGATTTCGCAAAGGTCAGCAGTTACTGCTCTGCCACCCGGGGTGTCGCCGTCGGCTGTGATCAACGATGCCTCTACAACCAAGACGTCTGATCCTTCCACGCATAGATCGTCCAACTTTAGCACACAGCTCACCAATGGCAACCATGGTGTGCAGCAGAacaatggtgatggcgatcAAGACGTGGAATTGCCCGACACGCTAGTTGTGCCAAGCCAGGCTACCCCAAGCGATGAGATCTGGCTTCACTCGCAGGCGCATGGACTCGCTCGGGGCCAAATGGCGCCTGGAGCAAATTCAAGCAGCAGCGCAGTTTCTCTCCAGTCGCAGGCCCGTCAATCCAGCGGCCATACCGGTGACGCTCCCGTCCAGCCATCGCAGGAACCACTATCGCAAGAACCCCAGGGACTACGGTACTCGGGCTCGTCCGCATCGCAACCGCCTGCTGTCGATGTGTCCATTGACAACCTGCTCCATGTGCTGATCGACGGTACGTCAGGATGCACGATTGAGCAGCTCGAGCAAATCAACCGAGAGCTCATGGACGAGATTTGGAAGTCTAGACACGAGTGGAACCGACACGCTGTTGTGGTTCACCTGGGCAGCGTGTTCAATGATGTCATACTAGACATTGAGCAGATTCAAGGTGTAGGATCTTCAAGTCAGCGCGACAGTAACCTGGAAATATAG
- a CDS encoding Zn(2)-C6 fungal-type DNA-binding domain-containing protein (similar to Metarhizium robertsii ARSEF 23 XP_007822197.1), producing MVGVPRSTGCQLCRKRRVKCDEVRPECGNCRKYGADCPGYDRGIKFVSGKHVIRQRKKAGVSESSVSSKEGSPFSAASSRSASTKGSSPASESTTSSMLLRSPGPNRGDFVSTIVASVKADISKADVSGFLSWCEMNKLGEKAVLDGAMCSLALHLVGKENKDDGIVAHSRTIYGHSLVQLQTSLRHATEWKQSETLCAAMLLCIFELFAGTNSSDSWLMHARGIGTLIEQRGPAAHADGWDAAMILAFRGVLIMCDMFFPIGEDCFLSRPEWKPIIRDGGRHILHPADHLVHTIHTIDEFFERLAEMPSVLAPAYVLRESKAMGTLRQPEDVKIAALALRSIEIRRLFNAWFDKFTTIAPLPYDIPSQDPDSPFDFVLQYKMSWMGSMYVGYWACLLILQEALVQCEWPEEIEQSRGELVRNILRSVETVGAGTMGPYRVGFGIRIAYEFASAESQLWVRRVLDRFTKTYAATDKATYPEPRTDDGGYS from the exons ATGGTTGGCGTCCCTCGCAGTACTGGATGTCAACTGTGTCGAAAGAGAAGAGTCAAGTGTGATGAGGTACGGCCAGAGTGTGGAAACTGTCGCAAGTATGGCGCCGATTGTCCTGGATACGACCGTGGCATCAAGTTTGTATCTGGAAAGCATGTCATTCGGCAACGGAAGAAGGCAGGGGTCAGCGAAAGCAGTGTGTCGAGCAAAGAGGGATCGCCATTTTCAGCAGCATCCAGTAGAAGTGCTTCTACAAAGGGATCGTCTCCGGCTTCAGAGTCAACCACGTCTTCTATGCTGCTACGTTCGCCCGGTCCCAACAGGGGGGATTTCGTCAGCACAATCGTGGCTTCTGTGAAGGCGGATATTTCCAAGGCAGACGTGTCCGGGTTTCTGTCCTGGTGTGAAATGAACAAGTTGGGAGAAAAGGCAGTTTTGGATGGCGCCATGTGTTCCTTGGCTTTGCACCTCGTGGGTAAGGAGAACAAGGACGATGGCATTGTTGCACATAGTAGGACTATATATGGACATTCCCTGGTGCAGTTGCAGACGAGCTTGAGGCATGCCACGGAGTGGAAGCAGTCTGAAACGCTGTGTGCCGCCATGTTGCTTTGTATATTTGAG CTGTTTGCTGGGACAAACTCTTCCGATTCGTGGCTCATGCACGCCAGAGGTATAGGGACGTTGATAGAGCAACGAGGACCGGCTGCTCACGCTGATGGGTGGGATGCTGCCATGATTTTGGCATTTCGAGGCGTCCTG ATCATGTGTGACATGTTTTTCCCCATAGGCGAAGACTGCTTCCTCTCCCGCCCGGAATGGAAGCCCATAATCCGCGATGGTGGCCGCCATATACTTCACCCTGCGGACCACCTCGTCCACACGATTCACACCATCGACGAGTTCTTTGAACGCCTGGCGGAAATGCCCAGCGTCTTAGCACCCGCATATGTCCTCCGGGAGTCCAAGGCAATGGGCACGCTGAGGCAGCCAGAGGATGTGAAGATAGCCGCCCTGGCCCTCCGTTCCATTGAGATTCGAAGGCTCTTCAATGCCTGGTTCGACAAGTTTACTACGATTGCGCCACTACCATATGACATTCCGTCTCAGGACCCAGACTCCCCgtttgactttgtcttgCAGTATAAGATGTCTTGGATGGGATCCATGTATGTCGGTTACTGGGCTTGTCTTCTGATCCTGCAGGAGGCCCTGGTGCAGTGTGAGTGGCCAGAGGAGATTGAACAGTCGAGAGGCGAGCTGGTTCGGAATATTCTACGCTCGGTTGAAACTGTTGGGGCGGGCACAATGGGCCCGTACAGGGTTGGATTCGGTATACGGATAGCGTACGAGTTTGCGAGTGCAGAGTCACAGCtgtgggtgaggagggtgcTGGATCGGTTTACCAAGACATACGCCGCTACAGACAAGGCGACGTATCCTGAGCCGAGGACTGATGACGGTGGATATTCGTAG
- a CDS encoding short chain dehydrogenase (similar to Metarhizium robertsii ARSEF 23 XP_007822194.1), producing MTKPVALVVGASRGIGRQVAIDLAKNNYTVVVAAKSTSDPQASPFPPDPNSPASTLTTVAREITSSAGDALAIPVDVRHEDSINNLITTIISKYGRIDLLVYNSGAIYWSSVANTPLKRFQLMQRVNPEGLYAVVQACLPHFSPAARIVVVSPPIYSRFFRGKTAYAMGKVGMSVLTKGLGMDFVREGKVGSGMAISSIWPAVAIESAATQHFSGEEERVDLRKATIFSDAILGIIRAPAEKVNGELFLDEDFLRDFCGVTDFSGYSVVEGASPRRIMPAVLPDLRVAEQDDEGRRIDLAKAKM from the exons ATGACCAAACCCGTCGCCCTCGTCGTCGGCGCATCACGCGGCATCGGCCGCCAAGTAGCAATTGACCTCGCCAAAAACAACTACACCG tcgtcgtcgccgcAAAATCAACATCCGACCCCCAAGCCTCCCCCTTCCCACCGGACCCAAACTCCCCAGCCAGCACATTAACCACCGTCGCCCGGGAAATCACATCCTCTGCCGGCGACGCCCTCGCCATCCCCGTAGACGTCCGCCACGAAgacagcatcaacaacctcatcaccaccattATATCC AAATACGGCCGTATAGACCTCCTGGTCTACAACTCCGGCGCAATATACTGGTCCTCCGTGGCAAACACCCCCCTCAAACGCTTCCAGCTCATGCAGCGCGTCAATCCAGAGGGTCTATACGCCGTCGTGCAGGCATGTCTGCCGCACTTTTCGCCCGCTGCACGCATCGTAGTCGTCAGTCCACCTATATATAGCCGCTTTTTCCGCGGAAAGACAGCCTATGCGATGGGCAAGGTGGGCATGAGTGTGCTGACCAAGGGACTGGGGATGGATTTTGTGCGTGAGGGAAAAGTTGGTTCTGGGATGGCCATTTCTAGTATTTGGCCTGCAGTG GCCATCGAGTCAGCGGCAACGCAGCACTTCTCAGGGGAAGAAGAGCGCGTAGACCTAAGAAAGGCCACTATTTTTAGTGACGCCATATTGGGGATCATTAGGGCGCCAGCAGAAAAAGTCAACGGGGAGTTATTCCTTGATGAAGATTTCCTAAGGGACTTTTGTGGCGTGACTGATTTTTCGGGGTATTCCGTCGTGGAAGGCGCGTCACCAAGGAGGATTATGCCAGCTGTATTACCAGATTTGAGAGTCGCAGAacaggatgatgaagggaGGAGGATAGATcttgcaaaggcaaagatgTGA
- a CDS encoding protein BNI4 (similar to Marssonina brunnea f. sp. 'multigermtubi' MB_m1 XP_007288867.1), protein MAALVQTYTHQTPTATMLQTRPSSTGGMMAPSQSHGSHPYNMSNSQAPRSAYTSNGSSGYRGGSVPAQPFAFSSTPNLSQTLSWQQYGTYRTASSPTGPTSQTFDSGMSYRPATQNSPSVNSMGYSNSFGVGYGGSRDDSALTPGRITSPAARPQSFLSVSTQPSFSSSTKQSGPDRYRRTTTVQSSHHNRSQSTTLPPSPSMVPPSQAYQANRRYSASNMSANQGLVSVSSMDDLQQYRKASQDDAMRMRRRSVHTIETREIGNARPISRDSAEGKQARLVQTNSHSRNGSSESVASTRSSHSRPSSATNRNVPTPTGNPSLLGSDETTAKNDQKMLSVPARGSSSDVVKRTHSPSPLSKPATMANDANEDSASSAAGATANLDSPAAKQLAALNQKGGKGKSKTSRLRRAFSFGSAAEFRKAAEEAEKAEPSKLHKEPTEEEAYDAEQARIAQAQEAGGIGNSIYGGRFFGSTDNLSISSTASSASIMIRKMGRGMKKSTRSLVGLFRPKSVVGVPAPDPPAPEASQAAVSMITVEAETQRVNVTAEPHAANGGTGFPRLERNSIDAAHVPETGSERLGSSAGEQRKSIVGGDKERAEVLAAVRKGILKRAGSPSVKPTEESTSPDLVLPNIPAIADSPISSAPSTPNDETHGHRRTGSIAIGSEDYFMSALRLRQDSQSGTPPAKRNATFSPRIIFYDTWPSQEYDRRGEIATCNRLTPLLAQQIKEELNSFKMEMEVHENSKIYTHFF, encoded by the exons ATGGCTGCGTTGGTACAGACGTATACGCACCAGACTCCCACTGCCACTATGCTTCAAACTCGCCCTTCGTCAACCGGTGGCATGATGGCGCCCAGTCAGTCGCACGGTAGCCATCCATATAACATGAGCAACTCACAGGCTCCAAGATCCGCCTACACTTCAAATGGATCTTCTGGATATAGAGGCGGTTCTGTCCCTGCGCAGCCTTTTGCGTTTTCAAGTACCCCAAACTTGAGCCAAACTTTGTCATGGCAGCAATATGGGACGTATAGAACTGCCTCATCGCCCACAGGGCCCACGTCGCAGACCTTTGACTCTGGTATGAGTTATCGTCCTGCCACGCAGAATAGTCCCTCAGTCAATTCGATGGGATACTCGAACTCTTTCGGCGTGGGCTATGGTGGCTCGCGGGACGACTCAGCTCTGACACCGGGCCGGATtacatcaccagcagcacgACCCCAATCCTTCTTGTCTGTATCAACACAGCCATCTTTCTCGTCCTCTACCAAGCAGAGCGGCCCAGATCGATACAGACGGACAACTACGGTTCAGTCATCTCATCATAACCGATCCCAGAGCACAACGCTTCCGCCAAGCCCATCCATGGTGCCTCCAAGCCAAGCATATCAGGCCAATAGAAGATATTCTGCGTCAAACATGTCTGCCAATCAAGGATTGGTGTCCGTGTCTTCGATGGATGACCTTCAACAATACAGGAAAGCAAGCCAAGACGATGCGATGAGAATGCGTCGACGCAGCGTCCACACAATCGAAACCAGAGAAATCGGAAACGCAAGACCCATCTCGCGTGACAGCGCAGAGGGTAAACAGGCCCGCCTCGTGCAGACCAATTCTCATTCTCGCAATGGAAGTTCAGAGAGTGTTGCCTCAACCCGCAGCAGCCACTCCAGACCTTCTTCT GCGACCAACCGTAACGTGCCCACCCCCACAGGTAACCCCTCTTTACTGGGAAGTGATGAAACAACGGCCAAGAATGATCAAAAGATGCTGAGCGTGCCTGCTCGAGGCTCTTCGTCTGATGTTGTTAAGCGCACTCACAGCCCCTCACCTCTGTCCAAGCCGGCCACGATGGCAAATGACGCCAATGAAGATTCGGCGTCGTCGGCGGCTGGCGCCACGGCGAATCTTGATTCACCTGCAGCAAAGCAATTGGCTGCGCTTAATCAGAAGGGAGGCAAGGGAAAGAGCAAAACGTCCCGGTTGCGACGAGCATTCTCCTTTGGTAGCGCCGCCGAGTTCCGAAAGGCAGCagaagaggcagagaaggcaGAACCTTCTAAACTTCACAAAGAACCcaccgaggaggaggcgTACGATGCAGAACAGGCACGTATTGCCCAGGCACAAGAGGCTGGTGGAATTGGAAATAGCATCTATGGCGGGCGATTCTTTGGGTCCACGGACAATCTCTCTATTTCGTCTACGGCTTCATCTGCGTCAATTATGATTCGCAAGATGGGTCGTGGCATGAAGAAAAGCACCCGATCTCTTGTTGGCCTTTTCAGACCAAAGTCCGTTGTTGGCGTCCCTGCTCCTGATCCGCCTGCACCagaggcaagccaggcaGCTGTTTCTATGATCACAGTTGAGGCGGAAACGCAGCGTGTCAACGTGACAGCGGAGCCCCATGCCGCCAATGGAGGTACTGGCTTCCCACGCCTTGAGCGAAACTCAATCGACGCTGCTCACGTACCGGAAACCGGCAGCGAACGACTTGGTAGCTCTGCGGGAGAGCAGCGGAAGAGCATTGTCGGTGGTGATAAGGAGCGCGCCGAAGTGCTTGCAGCTGTGAGAAAGGGTATTTTAAAGC GAGCCGGTAGCCCTTCAGTGAAACCCACAGAAGAGTCTACATCGCCGGATCTGGTTCTTCCCAACATTCCGGCCATTGCCGACTCACCGATCTCAAGTGCACCGAGTACGCCAAACGATGAGACCCACGGTCATAGGAGGACTGGCTCGATCGCCATCGGTAGTGAGGATTACTTCATGTCTGCTTTGCGGCTACGCCAAGACAGCCAGTCAGGAACGCCGCCGGCGAAGCGTAATGCGACATTCTCGCCCCGTATCATCTTCTACGATACATGGCCAAGCCAGGAATACGATCGCCGGGGTGAAATCGCCACTTGCAATCGGCTCACTCCTCTGCTGGCGCAGCAGATTAAGGAAGAACTCAACTCATTCAAGATG GAAATGGAAGTACACGAGAACTCCAAGATTTACACTCACTTTTTCTGA